In Mercurialis annua linkage group LG5, ddMerAnnu1.2, whole genome shotgun sequence, a single genomic region encodes these proteins:
- the LOC126680740 gene encoding S-norcoclaurine synthase 1-like yields the protein MENKLKDLGGSVPVENVQALSSNNLRELPIRYIRPELEFGELSTDESLQIPIIDMSKLEEDQSHELAQLHMACKNWGFFQLINHGVERKVIKNMKKYIEEFFRLPLEEKMVFGQIPNNIEGYGQAFVVSDDQKLDWGDMLFLISLPTFQRNLRFWPTTPKSFRASIEKYSFELQRVAVCILKLMAKNLGVDPQNIGSMYEDGVQGIRMNYYPPCSQPNKVMGLTTHSDATGLTLLTQLNEIQGLQIKNNGKWVPIKPIPGAFIVNVGDIIEIMSNGEYKSIEHRAVVNAEKERLSIAAFHSPNMNTIIGPLEELVKNNKGNYKSITHEQFVRFVVSTKLDGKSLVRRMKFESNENSLTES from the exons ATGGAGAATAAACTTAAGGACTTGGGTGGTTCTGTTCCAGTTGAGAATGTTCAGGCTCTTTCTTCCAACAACTTAAGAGAACTGCCGATCAGATATATAAGGCCAGAGCTCGAATTCGGCGAGCTTTCGACGGATGAATCTCTCCAAATACCGATCATCGATATGAGCAAGCTCGAGGAAGATCAGTCACATGAGTTGGCTCAGCTGCATATGGCATGTAAAAACTGGGGCTTCTTTCAG TTGATAAATCATGGGGTGGAAAGAAAAGTGATAAAGAATATGAAGAAGTACATTGAAGAATTCTTTAGATTGCCATTAGAGGAGAAGATGGTGTTTGGTCAAATACCAAATAATATTGAAGGATATGGTCAAGCTTTTGTTGTTTCTGATGACCAAAAGCTTGATTGGGGTGACATGCTCTTCCTTATTTCCCTTCCTACATTCCAAAGAAATCTTAGATTTTGGCCTACCACTCCTAAATCATTTAG GGCAAGTATTGAAAAGTATTCATTTGAACTACAAAGAGTTGCAGTATGCATTCTGAAATTGATGGCCAAGAACTTAGGAGTTGATCCCCAAAATATTGGGAGCATGTATGAAGATGGTGTACAAGGAATAAGAATGAATTATTATCCACCATGCAGTCAGCCCAACAAGGTTATGGGCCTCACAACACATTCTGATGCCACTGGATTAACCTTGTTAACTCAACTAAATGAAATCCAAGGATTACAAATCAAGAATAATGGTAAATGGGTACCCATCAAACCCATTCCAGGTGCATTCATAGTCAATGTTGGGGACATCATTGAG ATAATGAGCAATGGGGAGTATAAGAGCATTGAGCACAGAGCtgttgtgaatgcagaaaaggAACGCCTTTCAATTGCAGCATTTCACAGTCCAAATATGAACACCATTATAGGACCTTTGGAAGAGCTTGTGAAGAACAATAAAGGCAATTACAAGTCGATAACACATGAACAATTTGTTAGGTTTGTTGTGAGCACCAAACTTGATGGTAAGAGCTTAGTGCGAAGAATGAAGTTCGAAAGCAATGAAAATTCACTGACGGAATCATGA
- the LOC126680741 gene encoding peroxidase 20, whose product MGCIKNVLVLLALILQGYGNSEVLVVDYYKEKCPKAEEIVRNNVEFAVVKDPRMAASLLRLHFHDCFVLGCDASVLLDGYGDMVSEKQAGPNLNSLRGFEVIDKIKYDLEEACPLSVSCADILAIAARDAVASRGGPRWEVWLGRKDSLRSSFDGANNFIPSPNSSLETLIANFKQQGLNIGDLIALSGSHTMGKARCLSFKQRVYEVKNPEENYDKYKRYTTFRRILRSICPRSGKDNELAPLDYVTPARFDNNYFINILEGRGLLNSDNVLVFEDDEGEIIKQIWDYASNQDLFFQSFVNSMVKMGNINVIMDGEGEIRRNCRFVNN is encoded by the exons ATGGGTTGCATTAAAAATGTCTTGGTTTTACTAGCTTTGATTTTGCAAGGCTATGGAAATAGTGAAGTTCTTGTGGTGGATTATTACAAAGAAAAATGCCCAAAAGCAGAAGAAATAGTGAGAAATAATGTTGAATTTGCTGTTGTTAAAGATCCTAGAATGGCTGCCTCTTTACTTCGCTTGCATTTTCATGATTGTTTTGTTTTG GGCTGTGATGCATCAGTTCTGCTAGACGGCTACGGAGATATGGTTAGTGAAAAGCAAGCAGGGCCTAACCTAAATTCATTACGTGGATTTGAagttattgataaaattaagtACGATTTAGAAGAAGCTTGCCCACTTTCTGTCTCTTGTGCTGATATTTTAGCCATTGCCGCTCGTGATGCTGTTGCCTCT AGAGGAGGGCCAAGATGGGAAGTATGGCTAGGCAGAAAGGACTCATTGAGATCTAGTTTTGATGGTGCCAACAACTTTATTCCTTCTCCAAATTCATCTTTAGAGACTCTCATTGCCAATTTTAAGCAACAAGGTCTCAACATTGGAGATTTGATTGCTTTATCAG GTAGTCACACAATGGGAAAAGCAAGATGTTTAAGCTTTAAGCAAAGAGTATATGAAGTGAAAAATCCTGAAGAAAATTATGACAAGTATAAAAGATACACTACATTCAGAAGAATCCTACGGTCAATATGCCCCAGATCAGGGAAAGACAATGAATTAGCACCGCTTGATTATGTGACTCCAGCAAGATTTGACAATAATTATTTCATAAACATTCTTGAAGGAAGAGGGTTGTTAAATTCTGATAATGTGTTGGTTTTTGAAGATGATGAAGGAGAAATAATTAAGCAAATATGGGATTATGCCTCTAATCaagatttattttttcaatcatTTGTGAATTCTATGGTTAAGATGGGGAATATAAATGTAATTATGGATGGTGAAGGGGAAATTAGAAGAAATTGTAGGTTTGTCAACAATTAg
- the LOC126680738 gene encoding type I inositol polyphosphate 5-phosphatase 2, protein MRAGRGKRSEAFWPSIVMKKWLNIKPKVYDFSEDEYTENESEDDVCSLKDERINVDEDHAHRTQLNQSSFQIQISDAPSKGYSVRHRRGKSETLRAQYINTKDVRVKICTWNVAGKIPYDDPEIDDLLSTEEPVDIYVIGFQEVVPLNAGNVLGAESSRPIPKWEGIIRRTLNKSAHTETKHKCYSAPPSPVMRTSSVADELADEVDALPLEMMNVEYAEATDSRNVKIDEFNKVIGFGKNLHLKRIYGIDCDSRLDWPEYSLEATPQFISTKSKLRRVSSSSARMGFGLIEDSLIHSRNFSMNTQGMRRSHHSSGNLSSLWLEQRQRPEVPRLPEALEVPDSLSDASDGLSEEEHDTFAEVPEEQNNDEYNMDKGTYRPKYMRIVSKQMVGIYVSIWVRKRLRRHINNLKVSPVGVGLMGYMGNKGSISISMSVFQSRMCFVCSHLTSGQKDGAEQRRNSDVYEIIRRTQFSSLFDTDQPQTISSHDQIFWFGDLNYRLNMLDSDIRKAVALKQWDELLNNDQLIKELRTGHVFDGWKEGFIKFPPTYKYEINSDRYVGENPKEGEKKRSPAWCDRILWFGKGIKQLSYDRTELRLSDHRPVSSTFMVEVEVLDHRKLQKALNVNNAAVHPVAFLVEEDE, encoded by the exons ATGAGGGCTGGAAGAGGAAAACGTTCTGAG GCGTTTTGGCCTTCCATTGTGATGAAGAAATGGTTGAACATAAAGCCCAAGGTGTATGATTTTAGTGAAGATGAGTACACGGAAAATGAGAGCGAAGACGACG TTTGCTCTCTTAAAGATGAAAGAATTAATGTCGACGAGGATCATGCTCATAGGACTCAACTGAATCAGTCTTCATTCCAGATTCAAATTTCAG ATGCTCCTTCCAAAGGCTATTCAGTGAGACATAGGCGAGGAAAATCTGAAACTCTGCGTGCACAGTACATAAATACCAAGGATGTCAG GGTGAAAATATGCACATGGAATGTTGCTGGAAAAATTCCATATGACGATCCTGAGATTGATGACTTACTTTCTACAGAAGAACCAGTAGATATATATGTCATCGG ATTCCAAGAAGTTGTTCCTCTGAATGCTGGAAATGTACTGGGAGCGGAAAGCAGTAGACCAATTCCAAAGTGGGAGGGAATTATTAGAAGAACCCTGAATAAATCCGCGCATACTGAAACCAAACACAAATGTTATAGCGCTCCACCCTCTCCAGTAATGCGGACTTCTTCTGTTGCGGATGAACTTGCAGATGAAGTTGATGCTCTGCCATTAGAGATGATGAACGTGGAATATGCAGAAGCTACTGACAGTCGCAATGTTAAAATAGACGAGTTCAATAAAGTAATTGGCTTTGGAAAGAATTTACACTTGAAGAGAATATACGGGATTGACTGTGACAGTAGATTAGACTGGCCTGAATATTCATTAGAAGCAACTCCACAATTTATATCGACCAAATCCAAGCTTCGAAGAGTATCAAGCAGTTCTGCGAGGATGGGGTTTGGTTTGATAGAAGATTCTTTAATACATAGTCGGAATTTTTCGATGAATACCCAAGGGATGAGAAGATCTCACCACAGTTCTGGCAATCTAAGCTCATTATGGCTAGAGCAGCGACAGAGGCCTGAAGTTCCGAGACTTCCTGAAGCTCTTGAAGTTCCCGATTCTCTCTCTGATGCGTCTGATGGGTTATCTGAAGAAGAACATGATACTTTTGCAGAAGTACCGGAAGAGCAAAACAATGACGAATATAACATGGATAAGGGAACGTACCGTCCCAAATATATGCGTATTGTTAGCAAACAAATGGTTGGGATATATGTATCGATTTGGGTGCGGAAGAGGTTGAGAAGACATATCAACAATTTGAAGGTCTCTCCTGTTGGAGTTGGACTCATGGGATATATGGGAAACAAG GGTTCTATTTCTATTAGCATGTCTGTGTTCCAGTCAAGGATGTGCTTTGTTTGTTCTCATCTGACCTCAGGTCAGAAAGATGGGGCTGAACAAAGGCGTAATTCCGATGTCTATGAAATTATCCGTCGTACCCAATTCTCATCGCTATTTGACACGGATCAACCACAGACAATCTCATCCCACGA TCAGATATTCTGGTTCGGAGATTTGAATTATCGTCTCAATATGTTGGACTCCGACATAAGGAAGGCTGTGGCACTTAAGCAATGGGATGAACTCCTCAACAACGATCAG CTAATTAAAGAGCTTCGCACCGGGCACGTATTTGATGGATGGAAAGAGGGGTTCATAAAATTTCCCCCCACTTACAAATATGAGATAAATTCGGATAGATATGTGGGCGAGAACCCTAAAGAAGGAGAGAAGAAAAGATCTCCAGCATGGTGTGATCGAATACTTTGGTTCGGGAAAGGTATAAAACAACTTTCTTACGATAGAACAGAACTAAGACTCTCAGATCATCGTCCAGTTAGTTCTACGTTTATGGTTGAAGTTGAAGTCTTAGATCATAGGAAGCTGCAAAAGGCACTAAATGTCAATAATGCAGCAGTACATCCGGTAGCATTCCTCGTTGAAGAGGACGAATAA
- the LOC126682893 gene encoding tobamovirus multiplication protein 2A produces MACRGCLECILKLLNFLLTLLGLAMVGYGIYLFVEYTRAAGGDAALPPVSGDSVLIQFGRPLLMTASLSENFLDKLPKAWFIYAFIGAGAILFVISCFGCIGSVTRNGCCLSCYSVLVIVLILIELGCVAFIYFDKSWKEEIPTDKTGNFDMLYDFLKENWKIVRWVALGLVILEALLFVLALMVRAANRPVDYDSDDELIAPRQQVRQPLINRPPGPATGTPVAGALDQRPSRNDAWSARMREKYGLDTSEFSYNPSESHRFQQVSTQPTEERSRCIIM; encoded by the exons ATGGCTTGTAGAGGCTGTTTGGAGTGCATACTAAAGCTCCTCAACTTCTTGTTGACCCTTCTGGGTCTGGCTATGGTTGGTTATGGCATTTACTTGTTTGTCGAGTACACGCGAGCTGCTGGAGGTGATGCGGCATTGCCTCCTGTGAGTGGTGATTCGGTTTTGATACAGTTTGGTCGTCCGCTGCTTATGACTGCTTCGCTTTCCGAGAATTTCCTTGATAAGCTGCCAAAAGCTTG GTTCATCTATGCATTTATTGGTGCTGGAGCTATCCTCTTCGTTATATCTTGCTTTGGTTGCATTGGATCTGTAACACGAAATGGATGCTGCCTGAGCTGT TATTCAGTATTGGTTATCGTGCTGATATTGATTGAATTGGGATGTGTAGCATTCATTTACTTTGACAAAAGTTGGAAGGAA GAAATCCCAACCGACAAAACTGGAAACTTTGACATGTTATATGACTTTTTGAAAGAGAACTGGAAGATTGTCAGATGGGTTGCACTTGGATTAGTTATTTTGGAG GCCCTACTTTTCGTTTTAGCCCTTATGGTTAGAGCGGCAAATAGACCTGTAGATTATGATAGTGATGATGAGCTCATTGCTCCAAGGCAACAGGTCCGACAACCATTGATCAACAGGCCACCAGGTCCAGCAACAGGTACACCTGTTGCCGGCGCCCTTGATCAACGTCCTAGCAGAAATGATGCTTGGAGCGCACGTATGCGGGAAAAG TATGGTCTTGATACTTCCGAATTTTCATACAACCCATCGGAGTCTCATCGGTTCCAGCAAGTGTCCACTCAGCCTACAGAAGAAAGGAGCCGATGCATCATCATGTGA